The Arabidopsis thaliana chromosome 5, partial sequence genomic interval TGAGCAGAGAGTTTGGGAGATCTCTTGCGATAAGGATCGCTGAAGTTGACAGGGTACAATCCATAACTAAGCTCGTATCCACTTAGTAACTCGAACAAATCCATAAATGATCATACGAAGTAGCCTCTCGTGTCTGATCCATTCCTACACGTAGTAAtgtcttttgtttatttattacacAGACAAgagtagagaagagaagatgcaGTAAGAAACACTTTACTTACCTAACGGCTTTGAGTACAGCACCAATGTAAGCTTGTAAGTACTCAATCCTACGTGTGTCCTTCTGTTGCAGCTCCAAATCTGGCTTCATCGGTGTACCTATTCGTTTGCAATGGCAAAAGAAATGAGAAGACTTatacaaaaaacaagagaCATAGATCAgaatatatagagaaagacAGTGATCATACCATTCTCAAGAATGTAGACAGGAGGATTGCCATAGGTCTGCTTTATATATTCCAGGACACTTTCCATAGCCCATGGAAAAACATCATACttgtccaaacaaaaacaaaaaaaaagaactcagAAAGAATATTGATTGGggaaatttatgtatttaaagaCTTAACTCTAAAAGAGTTTTAGCATCTGAATTTGGTAGCCTTGAAACTCTTACCCCGAAACCTGAAAAATTGCCAAGGTCTGTCCCCCACAagcagaaaagaaaagagatgattagcaaaaaccaaaacaacaacaatagagtttgttttgttatacaaAAGATTTAAGTGTTGATTCCTACAAGTCAAAGATACACCCATGTCTGAGTAGAAATCCGTGTTTCTTGAAAGAGACGGTTTAAGTTTAATGTTTTCCACCAAAGCCGGAAAATAGTGCATGATTCCTATGAAGTCAGAGGAGCCTTTAACTTGTTCTGATTCTTCCTTTGAGAAAATTGGCAGTCTTGATCCCACAGCTCTTTTCATTTCATCAGGATAGTCTCCAAATGTAAGAGGCCCAAGTATCCTAAGTAATAAAGAGCAGATAACTTATTTTTAACTTAAAGCCTTAGATATGTTTCCCAATTTgaaaattatcttttttatgTGTCTGCACTCACCAGCCGTAGAAGAAGTCTTTGGCTCTTTGGATTGCAATTTCATCATCCTTAGAAGAGCTTGTCTGAGGAATAAACTCAAATGCATATAAGCTAAACCCTACAGAACCTCCTTGCTTATCCTAcacattatatataacatgttgCTCCTTTGTCATGATCAATTCAAACATCCATTATAAGGTTATGTAAACTATATACTAATATAAACCTTGTACTTTTGCTGATATAGTCTGGAAACAGAGGCGTGTGCAAGAAGCAAGTTATGGCCTACAATGTATGTTTCAGTGGAAGAGTTCCCTGACGAGCAGTTAGAACAACGACCAGGCGGTGAAGTCCCATCGTTGTAACCTCCGATAGTGAATACATTAGCCTCGTTGATAGTGGTCCAGAATTTGACATGGTTCCCAAACTCTCTAAAGCAAACATCTGCATAAGCAGTAAAGTCTTTGCTGCAATGCCAAACAATAGTAAgttttattatcttttctCAATAGCTAATTATTTAGTAAAtgctgctttttttttttgttatcgcTAGCCTACATGATTCTGCGATTGGTCCATCCTCCATAGTCATCCTCGAGATACTGAGGAAGATCGTAGTGATGCAATGTAACATGTGGTACGGTTCAATTCCATGGCTGACAAGTTGTTGAATAAAGTTCTTGTAAAATTGTtctttatgaaattttatttatctttagTCTCATTGAGAAAGCCAAGAAGTTGACTCATATTGGTGtctgtgttttcttcttcttaccatctaaatattttcattgtaCTATAAAGTGGATATGATCTAGATAAACTACTTGATGCAGTCGTCGTCGTGCATTTGGTGACAGAAAGCAACTTATtgccttttcatttttttcttgttaaagtCTTTTACACAGTCACAGAGACTAATCACACTTAAAAAGAatctaattattttcaatatttggATCTAGTATTACTATTTTCTTGTCAAGTGTTCCAAGAATTTTTGTAGTGTCAAAATCAGTTCATCCTGTCCCATGgagaaaaaactaaaccaaataaataaactattgaACATTAAGTTATTTGAACATGCttcacttatatatatatatttactagattttaacccgcggtataccgcgggacgatttattttttaaaagtaatatatattaaaatttgtaaattttatttttataaaatatttatatatatagtttataattgttattaagtaacgctataccacgaatctatgagacaattgttaaaaaactgaaattgtaacccctattaaaacaacatattaataattttttaaaatttaataaatattgattcaaatacatccaccatataacccaattccaaaataaaacatgttctataatttatttacccgtcctgtgatttttttttaaagtagtaatttttaaaatttaagaattattttttatatataaaagttttgcaaattgtatcattctctaatacatttatattttataatttaattttatatataataacattatacataccacataacatttttgattttatataatcttttctaaattaggatgatttgatatgtttaatattagtggtcttaaaaaataataaattaaagatttaatccgtattgaaacggtggattaattatattttacctttttattaatgttgattcaaaaacccgtcactccaaatccgtcttgccaaaaagctatttattttattaatattaattttactaatgatatgactctgaattataatttaaatattttacctaataacataggagtacaccatatttatttaataggggaatgtaccatatgaccgaatgcacttttacccaaatccaccaaaaaagtcttgcaaaaatactatagagataagaaacgatagtcggttttgataggtataagattagcaaatatattagttagcttaaattagttaaaaaatacaaatcgaaaaggtatattacactttattcgaatatagtatcaaaacttatataacacagagatttgataattttttaattgttgaatactttttttttgtgctaatttttatatgattaagatttaattgattttgtatattaaatattaaattgttttacgaacttatttgtttataatttggtaacagatagatatttgagtattcagtatattttgcttcagtttaggaaatctttgatgacccgtctttagatccaataagccctataatctagatattaacctgTAGTATAACGCAGGTAGGctaatattttagttaaactaaaaacttttattgtaaagatgatttaaaaatatatgatattattttatttgattttaaatgtatagtaaactgtgagttgtatatgttttgttgatattatctatattgtttagtgtttaagattatacacttgtagtttgattgttaatttaagagtttcacctgtagtataccatcttgtattaatatcgatctaaacccgtcaattctaggattttccagcttgtattaaaaaatgaatcacatcatacacataaaaaatctaatatgttattaattattatagtatataagattataaattttcaatataatatgtatgaaattaaatataaatatttcaaattatgacccgttactcagtagaaagttttcttaaatctatttttcacccgttataatattttttcatgtattgaacaatttatattcgtttttaaaaattctaattatggcatatgcgaaaaaattctaattatttttttataatgatgatattattttttcgcaaaaatagaatcatataaagatgagaagtgaattataataattaataaaaaattaataaaaaattaatacaataatttagatatcaaatctaatttgttgattttaattggttacttttttggaaattaataatgtatttcatttttctaattaaatcaaattaattaaaatttagatatcaaatcttatatgttgattttgattggttattatttttgaaaattaataatatatttcgtttttaaattaaatttaattaattaaattagtatttgactttttaatccttaaagagatacattaatttactctttaaaattttatttctaatggcatacctatgtaattacttacaaaaattaagattatatttaaaatgtatttcccaaataatatagtaggacTAAAAAGCTTTGAATCTTATAATACTTtaacgaaaaaaaatttgaactaaaCCAAATATCATAACTGTCTGTGAGCTATTATTGTATTCGCACCACCCAATTAGAATTTTGATAGGTACTACAATATTAAGTTTGTGATAACAGCCAATTATTACAATTGTTTGGTGGGTCATTATGTTCCCGTGACTCTGGgctattttgtatatatgtcaCTATTTTTGCCTTTCTTGTTGTAAAATTTCGAAAGCTCTTTATTTTCATTGGTGGGAGAGTCCTaatcttcttaatttcttaTCATATAGTCCCAACTTGTATGTTTTGTAATTGTAATAACAAGTTGGACCGACGGGATATTGTGTAATATGATTGGTAATACGCAAACGCAAAGTAACATCACAGAACAATGCTCACACGGAAAATATgaattcataaaattttatcattataTGAATGGAAAGTGGGAAAAAAGCATACATTACGAAATTGTTTTTTGCATGACATAAGAAGAACCATTTAAAAACTTGGTAACGTCAATTTATGCTAGTTAAGTACTATACTCTTTCgtcaaataaagaaaaatgctAGTAGTAGTAGAGTAGACTGATATTGTTGTCCCATGAAATAAAAGGGGCTtcaaatatatagtttgattTAAGAACCCATTCTTGTATAAGCCTATTTTATGGGCCgtaatcaataataataatgggCTTACTTTCTACAATGTACTCTTAACTGAATATCAATTATAGTTTGGGCCGAAATAAAAACGTTGGTCTCATCAAAATCCTAATTGTTTTACTTTAATATCATGTCTTCAGTACTAAAATACTAATGAGGTAAtctaatttgtatattttcttccCAAAAATTTTCGATATGAGTTATTCCATTTTAATACAGAATATATTCTTACTTTTAGAGGaagtaaaattttgaaactacTCAAATCCTATTCTATATATGtacaaacacattttttttctgCCGATGACTTAGATAGACACAAAGCTAAGAATTTCATATtgtaaaaaaagttaacacGTAAATATGTTCCACATATCCGAAAGGAATTTAAATTAGTAGTGGTTCAGTATTATTAAGTCAGACATTTTTAGGAGACGTTCAATAATATAACATACTTTCCCAAGAGTTGCATGTTTCCATCGTACATAATAAAACCATaactaaacaatttaaattattcattaaaaataaaaaaacggatagtatttgtttaattttcaCATTAAAGTATCttttaattaagtatttattattatcttttatcTACTTATGTAATGTTTATAACACTTCTTACAAATCTCTCCAGATTCCTTCATAAATGGAAACAAAAGcatttaaatatgtaaatcATATGATTTGTTACTGAAAATGCTAAATTacacaataataaaaagatgtAAGAATATACAGCAAACTCATTTCTTCTTGCTGTAAAAATAATCGCACggaatatttaaataaattaataaaagattcTGTATCTCActgtaaaaactaaaaaggtaaaaaattgaacaattaactttttctttccattCACTGCAGTCTGCAATTAAtagcctctctctctctcctccttCATCATCTCCCCATAGCCGTCGAGACAGATAGAGAGAGCTGAAATTTCTGTGAGAAGATTTTCTTCCGACATTTTCTCTTTCCAAACACTGTTCTACACGTAGTCGGAAATCTCGGAAAAACCAATCTCCGagtcagagagagagagagaggcgtTCACTGTTGTAAAGGATTAAGCTTTgggtaagaagaagatgaagaacaagaccAATTTAGGTCTctcagtcttcttcttctttatatgtCTCGTTTCCGTGACATCAGATCTAGAAGCTGATCGACGAGCTCTAATCGCACTTCGTGACGGTGTTCATGGGCGTCCATTGCTGTGGAATCTAACAGCACCACCGTGTACTTGGGGAGGAGTCCAATGTGAGTCGGGTCGTGTCACAGCACTCCGATTACCCGGTGTGGGTTTATCGGGTCCATTACCAATCGCCATCGGAAACCTTACAAAGCTCGAAACTTTATCATTCCGATTCAATGCTCTTAACGGTCCTCTCCCGCCGGATTTCGCAAACCTAACTCTTCTCCGTTACTTGTATCTTCAAGGAAACGCATTTTCCGGCGAGATTCCTTCGTTTCTCTTCACTCTACCAAACATTATTCGGATCAATCTCGCCCAGAATAATTTCTTGGGTCGGATCCCGGATAATGTCAATTCTGCAACCCGGTTAGCTACTCTTTACTTGCAGGATAATCAACTCACCGGTCCAATCCCGGAGATTAAGATTAAGCTTCAACAGTTTAATGTCTCATCCAATCAGTTAAACGGGTCGATTCCGGATCCGTTGTCGGGTATGCCCAAAACCGCCTTTTTAGGCAATTTGCTCTGTGGGAAGCCGTTAGATGCTTGCCCTGTCAATGGCACTGGAAACGGTACTGTGACGCCTGGAGGAAAAGGGAAAAGCGACAAGTTATCTGCCGGAGCTATTGTCGGAATAGTGATCGGCTGTTTCGTCTTGCTTCTCGTGCTTTTCTTGATCGTGTTCTGTCTCtgtagaaagaagaagaaagagcaaGTCGTCCAATCGAGAAGCATCGAAGCAGCTCCTGTTCCGACCTCATCAGCAGCCGTGGCTAAGGAATCGAATGGTCCTCCTGCGGTGGTGGCTAATGGTGCATCTGAAAATGGTGTATCAAAGAACCCTGCTGCAGTGAGTAAAGATCTGACATTTTTCGTGAAATCTTTCGGCGAGTTTGATCTTGATGGATTGCTGAAAGCTTCTGCGGAAGTACTTGGTAAAGGAACGTTCGGATCTTCGTACAAGGCCAGTTTCGATCACGGATTAGTGGTGGCTGTGAAACGATTGAGAGATGTCGTGGTTCCTGAGAAAGAGTTCAGAGAGAAATTGCAGGTTCTTGGATCCATAAGCCATGCCAATCTTGTGACATTGATTGCATATTACTTCAGCCGCGACGAAAAGCTCGTTGTTTTCGAATACATGTCTAGAGGAAGCTTGTCTGCGCTGTTACAcggtaacaaaataaataactctGTTTATTGTTTGATTCTTTAGTAGTGAttacagattttttaaaaccaattttttgGAATGAATTCGTAGGGAACAAAGGAAGTGGCAGAAGTCCATTGAATTGGGAAACGAGAGCCAATATAGCATTAGGAGCCGCAAGAGCAATTAGCTACCTCCATTCGCGTGACGCGACAACATCTCATGGCAACATTAAATCATCTAACATTCTATTGTCAGAATCCTTTGAAGCTAAGGTCTCTGACTACTGTCTTGCACCTATGATCAGCCCTACTTCTACACCTAACCGCATTGATGGTTACCGAGCTCCTGAAGTAACCGATGCTCGTAAAATCTCCCAAAAGGCTGATGTTTACAGCTTCGGTGTTCTCATTCTTGAATTACTCACAGGTacaacaacacacacaaaaacagagagatctTGAAAACCgtatttttggtcaaaatgttGATTCATATATTggtttttgtattgatttgcAGGGAAATCTCCAACG includes:
- a CDS encoding Leucine-rich repeat protein kinase family protein (Leucine-rich repeat protein kinase family protein; FUNCTIONS IN: protein serine/threonine kinase activity, kinase activity, ATP binding; INVOLVED IN: protein amino acid phosphorylation, transmembrane receptor protein tyrosine kinase signaling pathway, response to symbiotic fungus; LOCATED IN: plasma membrane, membrane, plant-type cell wall; EXPRESSED IN: 24 plant structures; EXPRESSED DURING: 13 growth stages; CONTAINS InterPro DOMAIN/s: Protein kinase, catalytic domain (InterPro:IPR000719), Serine/threonine-protein kinase domain (InterPro:IPR002290), Leucine-rich repeat-containing N-terminal domain, type 2 (InterPro:IPR013210), Tyrosine-protein kinase, catalytic domain (InterPro:IPR020635), Serine/threonine-protein kinase-like domain (InterPro:IPR017442), Protein kinase-like domain (InterPro:IPR011009); BEST Arabidopsis thaliana protein match is: Leucine-rich repeat protein kinase family protein (TAIR:AT3G02880.1); Has 1807 Blast hits to 1807 proteins in 277 species: Archae - 0; Bacteria - 0; Metazoa - 736; Fungi - 347; Plants - 385; Viruses - 0; Other Eukaryotes - 339 (source: NCBI BLink).), whose amino-acid sequence is MKNKTNLGLSVFFFFICLVSVTSDLEADRRALIALRDGVHGRPLLWNLTAPPCTWGGVQCESGRVTALRLPGVGLSGPLPIAIGNLTKLETLSFRFNALNGPLPPDFANLTLLRYLYLQGNAFSGEIPSFLFTLPNIIRINLAQNNFLGRIPDNVNSATRLATLYLQDNQLTGPIPEIKIKLQQFNVSSNQLNGSIPDPLSGMPKTAFLGNLLCGKPLDACPVNGTGNGTVTPGGKGKSDKLSAGAIVGIVIGCFVLLLVLFLIVFCLCRKKKKEQVVQSRSIEAAPVPTSSAAVAKESNGPPAVVANGASENGVSKNPAAVSKDLTFFVKSFGEFDLDGLLKASAEVLGKGTFGSSYKASFDHGLVVAVKRLRDVVVPEKEFREKLQVLGSISHANLVTLIAYYFSRDEKLVVFEYMSRGSLSALLHGNKGSGRSPLNWETRANIALGAARAISYLHSRDATTSHGNIKSSNILLSESFEAKVSDYCLAPMISPTSTPNRIDGYRAPEVTDARKISQKADVYSFGVLILELLTGKSPTHQQLHEEGVDLPRWVSSITEQQSPSDVFDPELTRYQSDSNENMIRLLNIGISCTTQYPDSRPTMPEVTRLIEEVSRSPASPGPLSD
- the BGLU2 gene encoding beta glucosidase 2 (beta glucosidase 2 (BGLU2); FUNCTIONS IN: cation binding, hydrolase activity, hydrolyzing O-glycosyl compounds, catalytic activity; INVOLVED IN: carbohydrate metabolic process; LOCATED IN: cellular_component unknown; CONTAINS InterPro DOMAIN/s: Glycoside hydrolase, family 1 (InterPro:IPR001360), Glycoside hydrolase, catalytic core (InterPro:IPR017853), Glycoside hydrolase, subgroup, catalytic core (InterPro:IPR013781); BEST Arabidopsis thaliana protein match is: beta glucosidase 2 (TAIR:AT4G22100.1); Has 30201 Blast hits to 17322 proteins in 780 species: Archae - 12; Bacteria - 1396; Metazoa - 17338; Fungi - 3422; Plants - 5037; Viruses - 0; Other Eukaryotes - 2996 (source: NCBI BLink).), with product MLHCITTIFLSISRMTMEDGPIAESYFTAYADVCFREFGNHVKFWTTINEANVFTIGGYNDGTSPPGRCSNCSSGNSSTETYIVGHNLLLAHASVSRLYQQKYKDKQGGSVGFSLYAFEFIPQTSSSKDDEIAIQRAKDFFYGWILGPLTFGDYPDEMKRAVGSRLPIFSKEESEQVKGSSDFIGIMHYFPALVENIKLKPSLSRNTDFYSDMGVSLTYLGNFSGFGYDVFPWAMESVLEYIKQTYGNPPVYILENGTPMKPDLELQQKDTRRIEYLQAYIGAVLKAVRNGSDTRGYFV